A region of the Ptychodera flava strain L36383 chromosome 22, AS_Pfla_20210202, whole genome shotgun sequence genome:
TCAACCATTTTTAACATGTCCACCCCTACTGCACAGTACAGAGGTCCAGTCTTGCCACATATAACAACAGAGTTAGTTCAAAACTTGGTTCTTATGGGATaatgtgaaatatttccataCCTGCCTGTTTATGGTCAgacttatttattttaatattcactCTCTCATCCAACAATTGAGAAGCATATTTACTGGATGAAGTACTGGTCAAAAAGTACTGAATATTTAGCAATGATGGGTAACATGCCTCACAGCactaagaaaaacaacaacatcctTGTCTTGAAGTCGCCACCTTTGATATTGAGTTCACTACCCACCTCCTGGCCATACTCAAATGTTTTGTGTGGTACTTAAATATCATGTAAAAATTCATTACTGTCCTATAACGAACCAATTTAATTTCATACTGCACTATACTGTTCATTCACCTTTTCAGATTTAAATACAGTATATTGTGTCCGCCCCATGGAAAATTCGCCACTGGTATCTTGTACGTGTTACTGGTCTGTATAGTGTGGGGTACTCTCTGGGCTATTACCGGTGAAGAGGCTTTACCTGGTGGTAATCTATTTGCGCTCTTTGTGCTGTGGGTTGCTGCTGTCCTTGGCGGATTGCTTGTGACGTTTATTAAACTACCTCCTCTTTTAGGTAAGTATAATTCATCGAATATCCAtgtctttgtgaaaaattttattttaatgaatCAAGATACTCAGGTCTTCTGTTAATGttagtattattatttattttttaaaagtacaCTACGTTTTATCTCAGTGCTCTGCACAAAACAATGAGAGTCGCAAATCATAAATAGATAATATAACTATCTTGAAAACGACAAGTTCTCAGGTTGCGTTTAAGGTAATGTGTGCCTCAAAAGGAAaagactaaaatttttgctcaaactttcctcaataagaCTTGTAACTATTGTCCTaccaaatgaagaataaaaatcaggggtcatcgtgcaaattttggtactagagaaacaaatgactgaacatttaccgatatttttaattcaatatggccgccattcctgtgataactctatgaggaaaagtaaaatttttgattttctaaaaactaaaacagtgaaaatttttcttgctccaagagctttaatatgagcccccataagtggtatatcagaagtatattgaaaaaatttgagagcccgaatatctgtgccgaggcatattctaccttaaaagattCAATTGAGTAGTCAaggaaaatattgtcaaaaggcAGCTCATTCCAAAACATTTTGGCAGTAACTGAAAATGCACAAAAACTAGAATTTGTAGTTGCTTACCTTGTTGTGTCATGTGTAATTAAAACCAGTTTGttagaaaaacaagaaatatgcagttgaacatgtaaatttatcaaaaacctACATAATCTAGACAATTTTCACtaataattttaatgtaagaAGGATTAGTTTACTCTTATACCAATAAAGTCTAAATAGAACAGGCATTAtgtgcaaaaatattgaaacagcaaaatgtaaatattaattcTGAGACATGAATGTACAACTTACTTTGAATTATTATCCTCCTGGGAATCACAATTTCATCTGTAGAACCGCCAGTGCTTGAATACAACACTAAATTATCTAAATGCTACCAGACCTTCAAACAGTTGGTCTGTACAGCTGATTCCAATGGGAAGACTATCAAATTTCATAGCGGTGAGAACAAGCTGTCtgatttaaaattgaaattattgaaaatcTTAACAAGAAAAAATAGCCTTGTATGCATTTACATATCCTGCACTTGAATCAAATAAGTCATTTTATGGCCCGCAGTCTTGTCTGCAGGCTGTATGTGATGTTGTTAAATGAATGTAATAAATTTATCTTCATGAATACTTTTAATTGTTCCTTTGAAATCCACAGCACTTCCTCATTTAGATTACCAAGTCAGTACTTCTTTTCTGTGCCAGCCACAGAAATTGTGGCTTTTACACTATCTATGGGGTACCATATTGCAAATTGGCAAGATACCATCATAGCGCCCATAGATGATTCTGAAATATTATAGAACATTCATGTCTTATCTCCATACATTTTATCACTTATCTCAGATTTATGATGTGAATAATATTCTCAGAAAGTTGATATTATACATGAGACTGTATGGTATGAAAATGTTCCACTAGTTTGCAAACCAAAAATATTTCCTACATGTAATAGAGCGAACCAATAATATTTTCTACACTCATGAGGTCACATGAAatagaaacttttttttaaGGTTTCTTCAGATTACTGCATACGTTTGTAGCTATGGAGCCTTGCCTTAACAAGATACCTTTTTTTCAATACAGGTATGCTTATTGTGGGTGTTTTACTAAGAAATATACCTTACATCAATGTAGCCAAAGACATTGAACCTGAGTGGTCAATATCACTCCGAAACATAGCATTTACAGTCATTTTAATCCGAGCTGGATTGGGACTTGATGCTAAGGCCCTGAAGAAACTGAAGATTGTGTGTTTACGTCTAGCATTTACGCCGTGCTCAGTGGAATGTGTAACAGCGGCCATAGTTGGATTTCTACTGCTGAATTTTCCGTGGGACTGGGGTTTTATGCTAGGGTAAGTTGTGTCACCACTTCTTTGAGACTGTCACCACCATAATCACCTACATAATGTTGTCTTGTGGTGGTATATGTGTCCTTGAAAGGAAACAGAGCATAGCTACTCTAGTGACGGGGTTCCAGTACGCAGTGGCTGTTTCGCTCTGTAGGCTTTGTTTGTCTACACTTTTGAGTGCTTTTCAGTCGAGTTTCTGCACAGAATGGGATCTGCATAGCAATTGAAGGGCTGTAAAAGAGTCTGCTCATCCATTCGTCCATAGGTGTAAACATCATCTGACTGTGTATTTATCAGTAGCAAAGTGGAAATACAGAgtttttgtacatgtacaatataaGGTACAGATCTGTTGTGACATTGTACTCCAGGATTTCAGACGTTGTGACAGTTTTCCAAGAATTCACCATGAATTTTCCGCTTTGCTTTCCTTTAGTTTgtaaaatcacagtccctccatcgtACTTTCTGAGTACAGATGAATGCTACGGCTTTTGAACACTGATTTTCAATCTTTAGATCtgttaaaaaaataagtgtttGGATTGTACTGTATCCAAATCGTCACCAATTACCTGACTGAGCAAAAGCCGTGAATCCATGCAAAAAGATGTGATTGCAAGACACCAATACTGGTAGTCCACAAAACTATTGGAATAGATTTCAGAGAGTTAAAATCATTGAGATGCAGTGTAAGAATGTTGTACCGTGGTAAAATTTATTGGTGTTCCCAGGTTACACTATTGACATTACATTTGATATACCAATATCGATGCagccatatttcataatattggGACAATAGAAATGGTACTAGCAATCTAAAACCTATGAAATACCCAAACCATAGTGAAAATGAGTACCTCAGTTTAGAAATACATGTCCTTAAATTATAGTACTGATGTGTTCAGAAGAAATCTGTCCATGCATGTCTTAGAAGTGTCTGCATAATATATGTTGTACAGTACTCCAGTCTTCAAGTTGTCGAGAACTCAAAtgtcatgaatatttttttttcgtagATTTTCAAGTCTCTCTTTGTTTATCTCGTTCTCAGGTTTGTTTTAGGAGCTGTCTCACCAGCAGTGGTTGTACCTTCACTGTTGAGTTTACAAGAGAGAGGATTTGGGACGAACAAAGGCATACCAACTCTAGTTATCGCAGCTGCCAGCGTCGATGACGTTCTAGCTATCACTGGGTTTAGTGTGGTTCTTGGAATAACGTTTTCTACAGGTAAATCACTCATGCATTAAACCCTAAACAGTAGCattgtgtaattttgtttttttgcagattgtcaTCAAATTCTATTGTTTCTTTCTTGATTTAAAggagtatgcacctcgaaagtgaaagacttacccttttgctcaaactttccttaatgaaactttcagccattctcttgcttaaattaagaataaaaatcaggggtcactacaaattttgatactagagaaacaaataacccaatatttaccaatatttaaaaatcaaaatggccgtcatccctgtgttaactttatggagaaaaaaataaaattttcgattttcaaaaaacttagccggtaaaaagtttgcTTACACCAagaaaatgaacccccacatgtggtatatcagaagagaattgttaaaatttgagagtctgaatatctgtccccgaggcacgttctaccttaaatgattggccagaaaaatatgttaacatgaaaaatacacattATAAAAAAACAGGGAATGAATCTCAAACCATATAAGGACAATGGTAACATCAGTTGGTTTAGGATGTCACAAAGTTGTTTCAGTTTTGTGTACTTACATAAGTCAAAGCTTCAAGATATTAACCCATTTCCTGCAGCTAGACAATATCATTACGCCATTTGTCAAGCCAGCAAAATACAGTATTGGACCAAACCACACGTATTTTCACCGGCTTGATTtgatatgttatagcagctttagtctgtaaaaataatGTTCACCAGTTTCTATGTTTTCAGTGGCCTTCAAATGTGCAagtttttgttgaaatgcaacttgacctgatggtgacatatgaactcGACAGAATGAGGgctcaaattttgaaacattacaaggtgaaaaattacaacacaAACGCTAAACATTGGACCAAAAAATGAAgtgacgccattttgttttccagCTTAGAGTGAAAATAGTCATAGTTTGTAGATCATGAGTTGTGCATTGAATGCCTTCTATAATATAGCCccagaaatcaaaacaatgctgTGCATGAGTGTCTAATGCAAGCATACAATGTGCACTTGAATCTTCGCTGTATGAATAGCAATGGTGTTGAAAAACGCTGGATAAGTAGGAACAATGTCATTCAAATCACACCATGTAAGGAAGATTAGCTATGTTAATGTAGGTGTGTTTTCGGACAGTCAGTGTATTAAACATCAGacatggtcaaaatttcagctGCAGTTCGCCAAACATTTTCATCGCAGTTTGCTATCCTCTTGCCAAATAACAGCTTTCCTCAGTGACAAAATTTACTGTGAGATTTTGTTTATGAATACAGAAGAGTCAGTTTAGCATATTGTGATTGTACAGTGTCTTCGTCACAAAACAGTAAAACGCCTCCAGGTTACGCTTCTTTGGTTTTATGTATCCATAAATTGTACATGTTTACTCATTCAGGTAGCATAGTGCTGACAATTTTCCGAGGCCCCATTGAAGTTCTGGTGGGAATATTTATAGGAATGGTCTTAGGTGTTGTCATGTGGTACATCCCACACAAAGAGAAGGTAAGACATTTTGGAGTTTATATGCGTATATTATCAACAGCTACAAGTGTCAAAGGTTGTGATCTTTGACATTGCAACTGTATACTTAGAGCTTTGATGGTTGAAATAACACAAAAAACTTCAATGGGTACAAATAATGCTGATTGACAACTCAAAACAAAGTTGACTTGAAATGAGAGCAACTGtaacattgacaattttttcagtagtTTTGTCTGAGCCCATGCTATGCTCAATTATCAATGTCTGACGCCCTCTACAGGTCATTTGTGGTACTTCCTTCTGTGACAGTGCTGTATGATATGGCTTAACTTAGGGgctgtcgataataaaagctgacacgcgacaaacgtaattctttcgtttagtgGGGatggggtaaaagctcatttagttttgtgtgcgtcaatatcgcataaggatttttctattgttttcgaagtgcgactttgcagcgagaacgcaaaaCTACCTTCGTGTTCATccagaacagaatgaccacaaaatacagagacaggaaagacaacgaaaagacatgaatgtgaaataaaaacttgtatgctttttcagCATGAAACATGTACGTGAAACATGTTCCTAtgtgcgaaatacattaaaatgttgtcttaaaaagtgaaacgcgtaaagtggaggtttattaaataaaatgcacttccggtattttttcatggacgtgcggatcggagaggtgcgtgtgggtttgtcagaaacagcatcataatacgaaattgatttcgcatatgAAATTTCGTGTTGGGGGAGGGgatttcaagtaaaacgaaggcgTTACGTTTcatgtgcgtcagcttttattatcgacggcccgttacacagtaagtgaggctacccacaattccccttgatttgttcactcagacattttttgctaaaggctttttcaattttatcagtttcttaaaaatgtttaacttacaatttaagttcaggattatttgttaagaccatgttccaaaattattgattatgtttaaaattcaggagtaaattgaatgagaagtcgatgtttggaggtgctaaaaattgcacacttgtcaagataaagttatcagcaactaagatggtctcatcataccacctgtcagacatgcaaatttcctttgttacgaacattaaaaaaaatcaatactctttcttttgccaacacagatgcaacttattcccttagtttccttgaaaatattgtgtatggctgtcaaaaatctatgttgacaaaattacaaaattgctatctcctccgcggaaaaggggttgatcttctcattattcacagtgagaaatcagaaaattatgatgatcagaactatgttgccagaatttttaaatatggaccgagttgttctgtgtacagaagaaatttgcttcagttcagtgagtgatctccgtgtgtacagatcatggaggattgtgggtagcctcacttactgtgcgttAGTACACTCCAGGATAGATATCTTTCTGCACTGAGTGAAGAACAAAACAGAATATCATTTTGTCAGGAAAATATCAACACTGGACGGAATATATGAATGATTTACAAGTAAAGGGCCAGTGGCTGTAAccttggtgatttttttcactatttttaatttaaatggcAACTACTCCAAGTTTCTTCTTTTTCTATTGCCCAAAGCATGTTGGCACACACAGTagtcagcttgtcaactcagcctataCAATGTGTAAAGTACAATAATATTGTAGACAAGTGAATTCCTGTTCAGACTAAAATTGAAATGCAAACCATAACACTGCAGTGTACATTTATAGATGCTGCGTTTATAAGCTAagtagttggtgtttcaacacacttagggagtagaacaaaatatttcaattgacatgcaaaacagaacttgtgaaaaaaatcatcaaaacgtTACAGCTTCTATCCCTTTAAAATTACTGAGAGAAAAGACAGTGAATTAATTTGCCTTATTTTCTCACAGGGTTCTCTAATTAGCTTCCGAAGTTTCTTCCTCTTTGGTAGTGGATTATTAGCGTTATTTGGTACCGGATCATTGAAGCTTCCGGGATCAGGGGCATTAGCCGTGCTAACCATGTCCTTCGTAGCGGCCCAGAGATGGAAAGATGAAAAAGTAAGATTGCAAGTGTAGGCTGCTTTGATCTCTCCAGTGTATTCTAACCCAACCACTACAGAATTTGGAATAACCCTATTGTTTTCAACATGATGGGTGATTCTATTATGAAGAAAGGGGGTGGAAAGGTTCAAAAGTACAGAGCATACATAGTTAAATAGaaagtatttgaaaattttagaacaacaacaactttctTGCAATCAGACGTCAGTTACCTTTTCTCCTTTGCAACTTTTGATATTGAATTGTATAGAAGATGATGACTTTCCAATTCATCTAGGTTCCTCTTTATGATTCATAAAGGTTCCCATTGAGGAGATTATCGGAGTCTTCTGGACAATTTTCCAGCCATTTCTCTTTGCTCTCATTGGTGCTGAAATACTTATAGAGAATTTAGATCCCAATACAATAGGTGAGTACATAGTAGTAAAGACAACAGACTTGTTGGTAGGATTTGTATTCCTAATCAAGTGGTAACATGAATCAAACTTGGACTTGCTTTAAGGAATTGGTATGTGTGTTATTTTCtacataaatgtactttctGTAGGTGTTCAGAATGAGTGTGTATTCATATCATGCTATGTGTATGTGAATACCAGGTACCAGATGTATATAcaaagacacagacacagaaatAGACGTGCTTAAATGTACATGCAGTGAAACATGAATATCAGCATacatattgtgtgtgtgtgtgtgtgtgtgtgtgtgtgtgtatttgtgaatgcccctgcatatgtgtgtgtgtggtataAGTTATGTTGGAATTATGTTGATACAATTTACACTGTATTCTGTATTCTGTTTGATTTTCAGGTCTTGGAATTGCATTGCTGGCAATATGTCTGTTGGTTAGAATGACAGTAACCTTCTTCATCGTCCTCAGGTCAGGTCTCAACATTAAAGAGAGGTTATTTATAGCACTAGCATGGCTACCAAAAGCCACGGTGCAGGTAAGACTATCATTCATAATGGGGAGGTTTTGAACACAACCATAAGTATTCATCGGAGTCAGTATCTTACTTGTTGCTTGTCAGAAAGATTTACAACTCCTCATGATGCTCTTCATGATTCTCCCCTTCTCCCCATACACGATCCTGGTTGATATTGTATCATATTCTTGTGATCTTGCAATATATgtgtattttgatgaaaacagaGTTTTATGGAAGCTAATCATCCTGTTTTGTATACATAAGGTATATCAGACATGAAACCATCTTCCCCTGAATGACAGTTTGCAAGTGCAAAAACCCAGCACCTCATAAAGATTTAATTTGAAGTTtgaaccaaaatatttcaaaacaaaatcagaGTGGTTTGATTGAGTGTCAAGCATATACACAGTAACCATGGCAAAATCGTGGTGCATAGTTTTGTGTGAATTTACACAAAATGTTAAATGAAAATAGACCGTAAACCCTTCCTTCCTAAATGCAGTGAGGTTTACATTTCATGCAGTTCTTTCAAATAACCATGTCCCATATTTTTTCAGTGTTCATTCCATAAAATCTATGAGACTTTTCCTTCAAGTAGAAATAATTCTTTCCCAGAATGATCAGTTTTGATTGCTtcaacattcattcattctatcATCATTCACTTCGCttccttgaaaaaaattcattttttcacagtCATGTTATACTTTGACTTTCCATGAGCTGCCTTGCCGGCTAGCGGCATTTAAGACATTGTTCCGTTTGTTTTCCCATTCCAGGCTGCAATCGGTTCCATAGCCTATGACACAGCCAGGGAGAGGGAAGCCGGAGATGAAGCTATCCACTATGGTATCCAGGTAATATTACTCTCCTTGTGTGAATACAGACCACTTTAACACCCTGTATGAATAACACACTGTTGTATAATCCTTTATCATGTGCTATATGGTGTGTCCCGTAGTTGCAGATTACTTCATTCCCTAAAGTGGAGATCCAGTAGCCATCCCTTCATCCCTCTATAACATGGTACAATCTTATTGTCATTATTATGCTATGGATTGCTATTGGTGAAGACATTTTTCATTGCTTTATTGCTTTCTTTCAGTATCAATTTTGAAGTGTATAtagtttatgtaaatttaatcaaggtcaaaggtcactttcTGAGAAGAGACTCTAGACTAGAAATTGTGTAAAAGATCAATAAATGATAAGTTGATATAATGATAGTGAGGGTTTACAATGACAGTGTTATTAATGTTCTGCAGAGAAAAAATCAATAAAGCTGTCTAGACGGATGAAACCTTAGTGCATCTCTGTTCATCTGAATAGACTGTGCTTTTAGCTTTCACATATAGAATATTATGATGTTTGTTTTCATGcgttcaatattttttcattacagATATTGACGATAGCAGTGTTGTCCATACTCATCACTGCACCGATTGGAGCAGCCGCCATTGCACTGACCGGACCGAGACTGCTCCAGAAATCTGAAGATCCAAAATACAAGAAGGATGAAGATCAGCCAGAGAGGAAAGATGAAGCAGAGACAGACGGAGTTGAGGAAAGTCATACTGCTATGCTTACGTCTGAAAGCGGAGTTTGAgtccaatgaaatgtgattatTTGTTTTCTCAAAGATGTTGTTCCTAAAATCAAGTTTTCAGCAAACTTTTTCAACCGTAAGCTGTCAGTAAAATGCTGATTGGTTTATGTAttctactcatttgcataaatgtccCTGAAAAATTAGAGACATTTGTGCACATTAGGCCAAGCTgtgatgttttgatattttgcatccACAGAATGTAATACTCTCTTGATGATGTGTTTTAAAACCAATTGCTTGGGAAGTGCTTGACTGTATTCACTATAAGTTTACAAGATGCTCCCAGTGCCATGAAATTTTAGCTTTTTGTCTGGAAAATAACAGACTGCATGACAATGATATCTGTCGTCAATTTTAATTCAGTGTACAAATATTTTTCCCCATCCCAAATTTTGGCAGATTATGGTTGACAGCTTTATATATCGATCATATATCACCTTGTGCAAAATCCTCAACAAttgagcagttttgaaatacatcaagaTTATTCACAGACTGTAACGTACATTGGTCTTTTGATACGTGTGCTAAAAATGCATCCTTAGGGAGGATATAGGCATTGCTGTTTATTcgtttatctcctaaacaattcAGAATGAAATACAGAACTCTTGTATATACTGACAGGGTGTTTCCTTCTAAAGTGATTTCAGTTGAACAAATTCATCAAACTACCCAGTTCTCAGTTCCTAGTTTTAGTTTTACATTAAAGCATTTTTGCTCTAATATTGCTGAATATTTTCAGGGCATTCACACTTCAATCGACAGAGTAGTGTTCAGAATTTTACAGAAGGCAGCAATTCCTGATTTCTGACGAGCATCAGTCATTAGAATTCACATCCTCATCTAGGATATCATGTAATAGTCACACTGATTGCAGCCTCTGGCTCATTTTACCATTCTTATCCCTTGAGCACAACACAGAGTGGTTAAATTCTGTggatttctgtattttaatcTCTCTTTGTCTCGTGAAAATGTGCATACAATTTTGATAGAGGATACTGTGACAACCAGGTTGCTCAGAAAATACAGATATGTTCTGATGTGCTTTTGTTGATAAGCCATATGGGCAAGTTCAATACATCTCATAAGGATTCCAAGTCCATACTTGACACTATTTAATTATAGCCTTATCATTATGCTCCATTCATGCCAAAATATGAAATGTCAAaagattttcatggaaatttgcACATCACAGTAAGCTGCATGGCATCACTTCTCATTCAGAAACTGCCACAGTACTTTAGTCCAGTCCCATAGATACAGGACTCATATTTTAGTGAAAGGAGATGAACTACATGTGTCTCTGTATGTGTTTTTAAAGATTAGATATTGCAGGCAAAATATACCACAAATTTTAGTCTTTTAGATCAGCAGAGTCACGGTTCTGAGGAACAGTAACTTATTGAAGTGGAATTCaacactagagggcgctgtcacaTTTCTGGCGCTGTAACCTTTTGCCAAAATCGTGAAACTGCATTATGTAATCAGACATCCTCATTTGTTAACGTTGTGTGAATACACTTTCTGTGTTATTGTTTGATATTCACAATGACATTAGGCAGGAAGCAGCCTTGTGCATGTTCATTACATGCTA
Encoded here:
- the LOC139122873 gene encoding sodium/hydrogen exchanger 9B2-like isoform X2, which produces MAAKNYTKNEQKDGNIEHSPIESDSFDHQIASGSVKDLEEPSRCKRCFQRCDRWCAPCLTKYHDPPKAGDGCCYRFKYSILCPPHGKFATGILYVLLVCIVWGTLWAITGEEALPGGNLFALFVLWVAAVLGGLLVTFIKLPPLLGMLIVGVLLRNIPYINVAKDIEPEWSISLRNIAFTVILIRAGLGLDAKALKKLKIVCLRLAFTPCSVECVTAAIVGFLLLNFPWDWGFMLGFVLGAVSPAVVVPSLLSLQERGFGTNKGIPTLVIAAASVDDVLAITGFSVVLGITFSTGSIVLTIFRGPIEVLVGIFIGMVLGVVMWYIPHKEKGSLISFRSFFLFGSGLLALFGTGSLKLPGSGALAVLTMSFVAAQRWKDEKVPIEEIIGVFWTIFQPFLFALIGAEILIENLDPNTIGLGIALLAICLLVRMTVTFFIVLRSGLNIKERLFIALAWLPKATVQAAIGSIAYDTAREREAGDEAIHYGIQILTIAVLSILITAPIGAAAIALTGPRLLQKSEDPKYKKDEDQPERKDEAETDGVEESHTAMLTSESGV
- the LOC139122873 gene encoding sodium/hydrogen exchanger 9B2-like isoform X1, which gives rise to MDCRSETENRTENRSSRSALLSQVPNGIVRNYGTAASGPVSHDLSNTPLLYGLPIMAAKNYTKNEQKDGNIEHSPIESDSFDHQIASGSVKDLEEPSRCKRCFQRCDRWCAPCLTKYHDPPKAGDGCCYRFKYSILCPPHGKFATGILYVLLVCIVWGTLWAITGEEALPGGNLFALFVLWVAAVLGGLLVTFIKLPPLLGMLIVGVLLRNIPYINVAKDIEPEWSISLRNIAFTVILIRAGLGLDAKALKKLKIVCLRLAFTPCSVECVTAAIVGFLLLNFPWDWGFMLGFVLGAVSPAVVVPSLLSLQERGFGTNKGIPTLVIAAASVDDVLAITGFSVVLGITFSTGSIVLTIFRGPIEVLVGIFIGMVLGVVMWYIPHKEKGSLISFRSFFLFGSGLLALFGTGSLKLPGSGALAVLTMSFVAAQRWKDEKVPIEEIIGVFWTIFQPFLFALIGAEILIENLDPNTIGLGIALLAICLLVRMTVTFFIVLRSGLNIKERLFIALAWLPKATVQAAIGSIAYDTAREREAGDEAIHYGIQILTIAVLSILITAPIGAAAIALTGPRLLQKSEDPKYKKDEDQPERKDEAETDGVEESHTAMLTSESGV